In Drosophila yakuba strain Tai18E2 chromosome X, Prin_Dyak_Tai18E2_2.1, whole genome shotgun sequence, a single genomic region encodes these proteins:
- the LOC6523984 gene encoding pleiotropic regulator 1, producing MEDVQKHSVHTLIFRSLKRTHDLFVSNQGNLPEIDDSLEKLRRSIKAKDSYGLVLDRAVKIGEARKASGAQTPGDTSLAITDGSAADSGSGAGSLVKYNAGGRPAEKTAPLVTGTHTSLVRASLANSNGDKSANGTTASNLQLIPKKAPSIPKPKWHAPWKLSRVISGHLGWVRCIAVEPGNEWFATGAGDRVIKIWDLASGKLKLSLTGHVSTVRGVAVSSKHPYLFSCGEDRQVKCWDLEYNKVIRHYHGHLSAVYSLALHPTIDVLATSGRDSTARIWDMRTKANVHTLTGHTNTVASVVAQATNPQIITGSHDSTVRLWDLAAGKSVCTLTNHKKSVRSIVLHPSLYMFASASPDNIKQWRCPEGNFVQNISGHTAIVNCMAANNDGVLVSGGDNGTMFFWDWRTGYNFQRFQAPVQPGSMDSEAGIFAMCFDQSGTRLITAEADKTIKVYKEDDEASEESHPVNWRPELLKRRKF from the exons ATGGAAGACGTGCAAAAGCACAGCGTGCACACGCTGATATTTCGCTCCCTAAAGCGCACCCACGATCTGTTCGTTTCCAACCAGGGAAATCTGCCGGAAATTGATGACAGTTT AGAGAAGTTGCGACGTTCCATCAAGGCCAAGGATAGCTACGGCCTTGTCCTGGACAGGGCGGTGAAGATCGGCGAGGCCAGAAAGGCATCCGGAGCCCAGACGCCGGGCGACACGTCACTGGCCATCACCGATGGCAGTGCGGCGGATTCGGGCAGCGGCGCCGGCAGTCTGGTTAAGTACAACGCCGGCGGCAGGCCAGCGGAGAAGACAGCGCCCCTGGTGACCGGCACGCACACATCGTTGGTGCGCGCCTCCCTGGCGAACAGCAATGGGGATAAGAGCGCCAATGGCACCACCGCCAGCAATTTGCAGTTGATACCCAAGAAGGCGCCCAGCATACCCAAACCCAAGTGGCACGCACCCTGGAAGCTGTCGCGCGTCATCTCCGGCCATTTGGGCTGGGTGCGCTGCATCGCCGTGGAGCCGGGCAACGAGTGGTTCGCCACCGGCGCTGGTGATCGTGTAATCAAGATCTGGGACCTGGCCAGCGGCAAACTGAAGCTATCGCTCACCGGTCATGTGAGCACTGTGCGCGGTGTGGCCGTCAGCTCGAAGCATCCGTATCTGTTTAGCTGCGGCGAGGATCGGCAGGTCAAGTGCTGGGATCTGGAGTATAACAAGGTCATACGACACTACCATGGCCACTTATCGGCTGTTTACTCCCTGGCCCTGCATCCCACCATCGATGTGCTGGCCACCTCCGGCCGTGACTCCACTGCCCGCATCTGGGACATGAGGACCAAGGCGAATGTGCACACACTGACGGGACACACGAACACAGTGGCTAGTGTGGTGGCCCAGGCGACGAATCCGCAGATCATCACAGGCTCCCACGACTCCACGGTGCGTCTGTGGGATTTGGCCGCCGGCAAGAGCGTCTGCACGCTGACCAATCACAAGAAGTCCGTGCGCAGCATTGTGCTGCATCCATCGCTGTACATGTTCGCCTCCGCTTCGCCGGACAACATCAAGCAGTGGCGCTGTCCCGAGGGCAACTTCGTGCAGAACATCTCCGGCCACACGGCCATCGTCAACTGCATGGCGGCGAACAATGATGGCGTACTCGTTTCGGGCGGCGACAACGGCACCATGTTCTTCTGGGACTGGCGCACCGGCTACAATTTCCAGCGCTTCCAAGCGCCCGTTCAGCCGGGCTCCATGGACAGCGAGGCGGGCATATTCGCCATGTGCTTTGACCAGTCGGGCACCAGGTTAATCACCGCCGAGGCGGACAAAACGATCAAGGTGTACAAGGAGGATGACGAGGCCAGCGAGGAGTCGCATCCGGTTAACTGGCGGCCGGAGCTACTGAAACGCCGCAAATTCTAG
- the LOC6523985 gene encoding LSM12 homolog A, which translates to MAAAAASAVNAVNDCFSIGSTVVCTTCFNEEVEGEVLAFDHNTKMLILKCRSKSTEELSDIYAMNLSLCSNVQVVKECNGNFDDPQKLNLEQVKMRLRKTVERRQDYLKSKNADVSPEAQELYRAIAKQYGYNEVSWQGLNIQILNEVTISPPYRVDNVVSSSNNETSCNYIKRIIKQFFNTRPSPVPESGATASTSSPSVSPTSSSLASGSPVPAN; encoded by the exons atggcCGCTGCCGCTGCGAGCGCAGTGAATGCAGTGAACGACTGCTTTAGCATTGGATCCACAGTCGTCTGCACGACCTGTTTCAACGAGGAGGTGGAGGGCGAGGTGCTGGCCTTCGATCATAACACAAAGATGCTTATCCTGA AATGCCGATCCAAGTCTACGGAGGAGCTGAGTGATATCTACGCGATGAACCTCTCGCTCTGCAGCAATGTGCAGGTGGTCAAGGAATGCAACGGCAACTTTGATGATCCGCAAAAGCTGAATCTGGAACAG GTCAAAATGCGCCTGCGGAAAACAGTAGAGCGAAGACAGGACTACTTGAAGTCCAAGAATGCTGATGTCAGTCCAGAGGCACAGGAGCTGTATAGAGCGATAGCCAAACAATACGGG TACAATGAAGTCTCCTGGCAAGGACTAAACATACAAATCCTAAATGAAGTCACCATCTCGCCGCCGTACCGAGTGGACAACGTGGTGTCCAGCTCGAACAACGAAACTTCATGCAACTACATCAAGCGCATC ATCAAACAGTTCTTCAACACGAGGCCATCGCCCGTTCCAGAAAGCGGCGCTACGGCCAGCACCTCGTCACCATCGGTGTCTCCCACGTCCTCATCTCTTGCATCTGGATCGCCGGTTCCCgcaaactaa
- the LOC6523986 gene encoding chromatin accessibility complex 16kD protein, whose product MMEPKTQPPVERPPSAETFLPLSRVRTIMKSSMDTGLITNEVLFLMTKCTELFVRHLAGAAYTEAFRQQPGETLKYEHLSQLVNKSKNLEFLLQIVPEKIRVHEFKEMLRLNRSAGSDDDDESESGSESDE is encoded by the coding sequence ATGATGGAACCGAAGACCCAGCCGCCCGTGGAGCGTCCACCGAGCGCAGAGACCTTTCTGCCCCTCAGCCGTGTGCGCACGATCATGAAGAGCTCCATGGACACGGGCCTGATCACCAACGAGGTGCTCTTCCTGATGACCAAGTGCACGGAGCTATTCGTTCGCCATTTGGCGGGAGCGGCATACACGGAGGCATTCCGCCAGCAACCGGGCGAAACGCTCAAGTACGAGCATCTCTCCCAGCTGGTCAACAAGAGCAAGAATCTCGAGTTTCTGCTGCAGATCGTGCCGGAGAAGATCCGGGTGCACGAGTTCAAGGAGATGCTACGGCTAAACCGCTCCGCCGGcagcgacgacgacgatgagtCCGAATCCGGATCTGAGTCGGATGAATAG
- the LOC6523987 gene encoding regucalcin isoform X1 gives MEFSLNALLNAAVSKDSRFLILNSLFPISLLEQKTFSKMSYKIEPLPDSYAGLGEGPHWDVARQSLYYVDLEAGSLLRYDYGQNKVYKTKIEGETLAGFVLPVEGRPQEFAVGCGRRVVIVNWDGVSTSAKVVRTLFEVQPLMEKNRLNDAKVDPRGRFFGGTMRYIGDEFEFRHGELYRWEAGGQVSVIKGDVGISNGLAWDEKAKKFYYIDTTDYEVKSYDYDFETGVASNPQVVFNLRKNSPKDHLLPDGLTIDTEGNLYVATFNGATIYKINPNTGKILLEIKFPTKQITSAAFGGPNLDILYVTTAAKFDQPAPAGTTYKVTGLNATGYPGVNLKV, from the exons ATGGAATTCAGTTTGAACGCGCTACTCAACGCAGCGGTGTCCAAGGATTCTCGATTCCTGATTCTCAATTCTCTATTCCCCATCTCTCTCCTCGAGCAAAAGACTTTCTCCAAG ATGTCGTACAAGATTGAACCACTGCCCGATTCCTACGCCGGCCTGGGCGAGGGTCCCCACTGGGATGTGGCCAGGCAGAGCCTGTACTATGTGGACCTGGAGGCCGGCAGCCTGCTCCGCTACGATTATGGCCAGAACAAGGTCTACAAGACGAAGATCGAGGGCGAAACTTTGGCCGGATTCGTGCTGCCGGTGGAGGGACGTCCGCAGGAGTTCGCCGTCGGCTGTGGACGCCGCGTGGTGATCGTCAACTGGGATGGTGTCTCGACCAGCGCCAAGGTGGTGCGCACACTGTTCGAGGTGCAGCCGCTGATGGAGAAGAATCGGCTGAACGACGCCAAGGTGGATCCACGTGGTCGCTTCTTTGGCGGCACCATGCGCTACATTGGCGATGAGTTCGAGTTCCGTCATGGTGAGCTGTACCGCTGGGAGGCCGGTGGCCAGGTGTCGGTGATCAAGGGCGATGTGGGCATCTCCAATGGGCTGGCGTGGGACGAGAAGGCCAAGAAGTTCTACTACATCGACACCACCGACTATGAGGTGAAGTCCTACGACTACGATTTTGAAACCGGCGTGGCCAGCAATCCCCAGGTCGTATTCAATCTGCGCAAGAACAGTCCCAAGGATCATCTGCTGCCCGATGGCCTGACCATCGATACCGAGGGCAATCTGTATGTGGCCACCTTCAATGGCGCCACCATCTACAAGATTAATCCCAA CACTGGCAAGATCCTGCTGGAGATCAAGTTCCCCACCAAACAGATCACCTCCGCCGCCTTCGGTGGCCCCAACTTGGACATCCTGTACGTGACCACCGCCGCCAAGTTCGATCAGCCTGCTCCAGCTGGCACCACCTACAAGGTGACCGGACTGAATGCCACTGGCTATCCCGGCGTCAACCTGAAGGTCTAG
- the LOC6523987 gene encoding regucalcin isoform X2, translated as MLLIPVVTVCLFGLTMSYKIEPLPDSYAGLGEGPHWDVARQSLYYVDLEAGSLLRYDYGQNKVYKTKIEGETLAGFVLPVEGRPQEFAVGCGRRVVIVNWDGVSTSAKVVRTLFEVQPLMEKNRLNDAKVDPRGRFFGGTMRYIGDEFEFRHGELYRWEAGGQVSVIKGDVGISNGLAWDEKAKKFYYIDTTDYEVKSYDYDFETGVASNPQVVFNLRKNSPKDHLLPDGLTIDTEGNLYVATFNGATIYKINPNTGKILLEIKFPTKQITSAAFGGPNLDILYVTTAAKFDQPAPAGTTYKVTGLNATGYPGVNLKV; from the exons ATGCTACTGATTCCAGTGGTCACAGTGTGCCTTTTCGGCCTAACG ATGTCGTACAAGATTGAACCACTGCCCGATTCCTACGCCGGCCTGGGCGAGGGTCCCCACTGGGATGTGGCCAGGCAGAGCCTGTACTATGTGGACCTGGAGGCCGGCAGCCTGCTCCGCTACGATTATGGCCAGAACAAGGTCTACAAGACGAAGATCGAGGGCGAAACTTTGGCCGGATTCGTGCTGCCGGTGGAGGGACGTCCGCAGGAGTTCGCCGTCGGCTGTGGACGCCGCGTGGTGATCGTCAACTGGGATGGTGTCTCGACCAGCGCCAAGGTGGTGCGCACACTGTTCGAGGTGCAGCCGCTGATGGAGAAGAATCGGCTGAACGACGCCAAGGTGGATCCACGTGGTCGCTTCTTTGGCGGCACCATGCGCTACATTGGCGATGAGTTCGAGTTCCGTCATGGTGAGCTGTACCGCTGGGAGGCCGGTGGCCAGGTGTCGGTGATCAAGGGCGATGTGGGCATCTCCAATGGGCTGGCGTGGGACGAGAAGGCCAAGAAGTTCTACTACATCGACACCACCGACTATGAGGTGAAGTCCTACGACTACGATTTTGAAACCGGCGTGGCCAGCAATCCCCAGGTCGTATTCAATCTGCGCAAGAACAGTCCCAAGGATCATCTGCTGCCCGATGGCCTGACCATCGATACCGAGGGCAATCTGTATGTGGCCACCTTCAATGGCGCCACCATCTACAAGATTAATCCCAA CACTGGCAAGATCCTGCTGGAGATCAAGTTCCCCACCAAACAGATCACCTCCGCCGCCTTCGGTGGCCCCAACTTGGACATCCTGTACGTGACCACCGCCGCCAAGTTCGATCAGCCTGCTCCAGCTGGCACCACCTACAAGGTGACCGGACTGAATGCCACTGGCTATCCCGGCGTCAACCTGAAGGTCTAG
- the LOC6523987 gene encoding regucalcin isoform X3, protein MSYKIEPLPDSYAGLGEGPHWDVARQSLYYVDLEAGSLLRYDYGQNKVYKTKIEGETLAGFVLPVEGRPQEFAVGCGRRVVIVNWDGVSTSAKVVRTLFEVQPLMEKNRLNDAKVDPRGRFFGGTMRYIGDEFEFRHGELYRWEAGGQVSVIKGDVGISNGLAWDEKAKKFYYIDTTDYEVKSYDYDFETGVASNPQVVFNLRKNSPKDHLLPDGLTIDTEGNLYVATFNGATIYKINPNTGKILLEIKFPTKQITSAAFGGPNLDILYVTTAAKFDQPAPAGTTYKVTGLNATGYPGVNLKV, encoded by the exons ATGTCGTACAAGATTGAACCACTGCCCGATTCCTACGCCGGCCTGGGCGAGGGTCCCCACTGGGATGTGGCCAGGCAGAGCCTGTACTATGTGGACCTGGAGGCCGGCAGCCTGCTCCGCTACGATTATGGCCAGAACAAGGTCTACAAGACGAAGATCGAGGGCGAAACTTTGGCCGGATTCGTGCTGCCGGTGGAGGGACGTCCGCAGGAGTTCGCCGTCGGCTGTGGACGCCGCGTGGTGATCGTCAACTGGGATGGTGTCTCGACCAGCGCCAAGGTGGTGCGCACACTGTTCGAGGTGCAGCCGCTGATGGAGAAGAATCGGCTGAACGACGCCAAGGTGGATCCACGTGGTCGCTTCTTTGGCGGCACCATGCGCTACATTGGCGATGAGTTCGAGTTCCGTCATGGTGAGCTGTACCGCTGGGAGGCCGGTGGCCAGGTGTCGGTGATCAAGGGCGATGTGGGCATCTCCAATGGGCTGGCGTGGGACGAGAAGGCCAAGAAGTTCTACTACATCGACACCACCGACTATGAGGTGAAGTCCTACGACTACGATTTTGAAACCGGCGTGGCCAGCAATCCCCAGGTCGTATTCAATCTGCGCAAGAACAGTCCCAAGGATCATCTGCTGCCCGATGGCCTGACCATCGATACCGAGGGCAATCTGTATGTGGCCACCTTCAATGGCGCCACCATCTACAAGATTAATCCCAA CACTGGCAAGATCCTGCTGGAGATCAAGTTCCCCACCAAACAGATCACCTCCGCCGCCTTCGGTGGCCCCAACTTGGACATCCTGTACGTGACCACCGCCGCCAAGTTCGATCAGCCTGCTCCAGCTGGCACCACCTACAAGGTGACCGGACTGAATGCCACTGGCTATCCCGGCGTCAACCTGAAGGTCTAG